A genome region from Tissierellales bacterium includes the following:
- a CDS encoding response regulator transcription factor yields MNTKILIAEDDRDISEIIEIYLIGEGYDLKTVRNGIEGLNAVNEENFDLAILDIMMPEMDGYKLTREIRKISNMPIIILSAKNEDQDKILGLNIGADDYITKPFNPLELIARVNSHLRRNRKYNDSDKHVSKILSLKNLRLDTETCRLYKDDTELLITATEYKMMSLFMKNPDKIFSKIQLAEHILGEYFESDSHTIRVHISNLRHKLGVDKNGNQYIQTMKGLGYRIENEKQI; encoded by the coding sequence AAATATACCTAATTGGTGAAGGATACGACCTGAAGACCGTTAGAAATGGAATAGAAGGTTTAAATGCAGTCAATGAAGAAAACTTCGATCTAGCGATACTAGATATAATGATGCCAGAGATGGACGGATACAAATTGACAAGAGAGATTAGGAAAATCAGCAATATGCCCATAATCATACTTTCAGCGAAAAACGAAGACCAAGACAAGATACTAGGACTAAACATTGGAGCAGATGACTACATTACAAAACCATTTAATCCATTAGAACTAATAGCTAGGGTTAACTCGCATTTGCGAAGAAACAGAAAGTACAATGATTCAGACAAACACGTGAGTAAAATACTCTCGCTTAAAAATCTCAGACTTGATACAGAAACATGTAGACTTTACAAAGACGATACAGAACTACTTATAACAGCTACCGAATACAAAATGATGAGTTTATTTATGAAAAATCCAGACAAAATATTTTCAAAAATCCAACTAGCAGAACATATACTAGGAGAATACTTTGAGTCAGATTCTCATACCATCAGAGTTCATATTTCAAATCTCAGGCACAAACTAGGAGTAGATAAAAATGGAAATCAATACATCCAAACTATGAAAGGTCTAGGATACAGAATTGAAAATGAAAAACAAATATAG